From one Leifsonia soli genomic stretch:
- the sucD gene encoding succinate--CoA ligase subunit alpha, with the protein MSIFLNKDSKVIVQGITGGEGTKHTALMLKAGTQVVGGVNARKAGTTVTHGDVELPVFGTVVEAIEKTGADVSIIFVPPAFAKDAMVEAIDAEIPLLVVITEGIPVQDSAEAWAYAKEKGNKTRIIGPNCPGIITPGESLVGITPATITGKGPIGLVSKSGTLTYQMMYELRDLGFSTAIGIGGDPVIGTTHIDALAAFEADPETKAIVMIGEIGGDAEERAADFIKANVTKPVVGYVAGFTAPEGKTMGHAGAIVSGSAGTAQAKKEALEAAGVKVGKTPSETAELLREVYAAL; encoded by the coding sequence ATGTCTATCTTCCTCAACAAGGACTCCAAGGTCATCGTCCAGGGCATCACCGGCGGCGAGGGCACCAAGCACACCGCGCTGATGCTGAAGGCCGGCACGCAGGTCGTGGGCGGCGTCAACGCCCGCAAGGCCGGGACGACCGTCACCCACGGCGACGTCGAGCTCCCCGTCTTCGGGACGGTCGTCGAGGCCATCGAGAAGACCGGCGCCGACGTGTCGATCATCTTCGTCCCGCCGGCGTTCGCGAAGGACGCGATGGTCGAGGCGATCGACGCCGAGATCCCGCTGCTCGTCGTGATCACCGAGGGCATCCCGGTGCAGGACTCGGCGGAGGCGTGGGCCTACGCCAAGGAGAAGGGCAACAAGACCCGGATCATCGGCCCGAACTGCCCCGGCATCATCACGCCGGGCGAGTCGCTGGTCGGCATCACCCCGGCGACCATCACCGGCAAGGGCCCGATCGGGCTCGTCTCGAAGTCGGGAACGCTGACGTACCAGATGATGTACGAGCTGCGCGACCTCGGCTTCTCGACCGCGATCGGCATCGGCGGCGACCCCGTCATCGGCACGACCCACATCGACGCGCTCGCCGCATTCGAGGCCGACCCGGAGACGAAGGCGATCGTGATGATCGGCGAGATCGGCGGCGACGCCGAGGAGCGCGCCGCCGACTTCATCAAGGCGAACGTGACCAAGCCGGTCGTCGGCTACGTCGCGGGCTTCACGGCTCCCGAGGGCAAGACCATGGGCCACGCCGGCGCCATCGTGTCGGGCTCCGCCGGCACCGCGCAGGCCAAGAAGGAGGCCCTGGAGGCCGCCGGCGTGAAGGTCGGCAAGACGCCGTCCGAGACCGCCGAACTGCTCCGCGAGGTCTACGCCGCGCTCTGA